From Dasypus novemcinctus isolate mDasNov1 chromosome 19, mDasNov1.1.hap2, whole genome shotgun sequence, a single genomic window includes:
- the XBP1 gene encoding LOW QUALITY PROTEIN: X-box-binding protein 1 (The sequence of the model RefSeq protein was modified relative to this genomic sequence to represent the inferred CDS: deleted 2 bases in 1 codon) has protein sequence MVVVAAAPSPAAGAPKVLLLSSKPAAAAPAPAGRALPLMVPGQRGASPEAAGGGPPQARKRQRLTHLSPEEKALRRKLKNRVAAQTARDRKKARMSELEQQVVDLEEENQKLLLENQLLREKTHGLVVENRELRQRLGMDALITEEAAETKGNGMRPVAGSAESAALRLRASAAGAGPVVTPPEHLPMDSDGVDSSDSESDILWGILDNLDPVMFFRCPSPESTSMEELPEVYPEGPSSLPASPSLSLGPTSAKLEAINELIRFDHVYTKPLVLEIPSETENQANVVVKIEEAPFSPSENDHPEFTISVKEEVIEDDFIPELGISNLLSSSHCPKPSSCLLDASCDCGYEGSPSPFSDMSSPLGVDHSWEDTFANELFPQLISV, from the exons atggtggtggtggcagccgCGCCGAGCCCGGCCGCCGGGGCCCCCAAAGTACTGCTTCTGTCCAGCaagcccgccgccgccgcccccgctcCGGCGGGAAGGGCTTTGCCGCTCATGGTGCCGGGCCAGCGAGGGGCCAGCCCggaggcggcgggcgggggaccgccCCAGGCGCGCAAGCGACAGCGTCTCACGCATCTGAGCCCGGAGGAGAAGGCACTGCGGAG GAAACTGAAAAACCGAGTAGCAGCTCAGACTGCCAGAGACCGAAAGAAAGCTCGAATGAGTGAGCTTGAACAACAAGTGGTAGATTTGGAAGAAGAG AACCAAAAACTCTTGCTAGAAAATCAGCTTTTACGAGAAAAAACTCATGGCCTTGTAGTTGAGAACCGGGAGTTAAGACAGCGCTTGGGAATGGATGCCCTGATTACAGAAGAGGCAGCAGAGACCAAG GGGAATGGAATGAGGCCAGTGGCCGGGTCTGCTGAGTCCGCAGCACTCAGACTACGTGCA TCTGCAGCAGGTGCAGGCCCAGTTGTCACTCCTCCAGAACATCTCCCCATGGATTCTGATGGCGTTGACTCTTCAGACTCTGAG TCTGATATCCTGTGGGGCATTCTGGACAACCTGGACCCAGTCATGTTCTTCAGATGTCCTTCCCCAGAGTCTACCAGCATGGAGGAGCTCCCAGAGGTATACCCAGAAGGACCCAGTTCCTTACCAGCCTCCCCTTCTCTGTCACTGGGGCCGACATCAGCCAAGCTGGAAGCCATTAATGAACTAATTCGTTTTGACCACGTATATACCAAGCCTCTAGTCTTAGAGATACCCTCTGAGACAGAAAACCAAGCTAATGTGGTAGTGAAAATTGAGGAAGCACCTTTCAGCCCCTCAGAGAATGATCATCCTGAATTCACCATTTCTGTAAAGGAAGAAGTTATAGAAGATGACTTCATTCCAGAGCTGGGTATCTCAAATCTACTTTCATCCAGCCACTGCCCAAAGCCATCTTCCTGCCTGCTGGATGCTTCTTGTGACTGTGGATATGAAGGTTCCCCTTCCCCTTTCAGTGACATGTCCTCTCCACTTGGTGTAGACCATTCTTGGGAGGACACTTTTGCCAATGAACTCTTTCCCCAGCTGATTAGTGTCTAA